In the genome of Cyanobacterium stanieri LEGE 03274, the window AAAAGACTATCTAGGGATGATAAATTAGTATTATTATTTACCATTAAAGATTGATTATTGACTGTCACAGTTTCTAAATTAGATGGAGAAAAAAGTTTATTTATCGGTTGCTCAAAAGCTAATATTGATCCCGTAATAGCCATATTAGCCACCAAAATAAAAGAAAAAATACCGATAAATTGATGTAAATCATAATTAATAACTTGCGGTTTTGACAACCAGCGCACCTTAAAGCCCATACGAAACCTTTTCCACCCCTTCCAAAGAAATATACCAGTAAGAGAAAGAATCAATAAACAAATCCCCAATAAACCAAGAATAAATTTACCAATATTTCCCCCTAATAACTCCGTATGTAACCTATGTAAAAAAGGATCATAAGTATTATTTCTGCCATAAATATTTAATACTTTTTCCTGCTCAAAATCAAAATAAATTTCTTGCCTAATGTCTTGAGCATCATTCAAAATAAGACGTAACGGAGACTTTTTTTGCAATGGTAAAACAATTTTTGTTAACCTAAGACTAGGATAACTTTCAGTCAAAAAATTAACAGTTTTATCCAAAGTATAGTCAGGTTTATCAACATCTAATTGGTGAGTGTAACTATAAACCACAGGAGTTATCTCCCGACTCCATACCAAGTAGCTACCAGTCAAACCCATAACCATAATAATCAGAGCTACCATTACCCCAATTATTTGATGAACCCTTAAGAAAAATTTCCTCATAAAATATTACTTAAATTTAATATTTATTGAACCATCAAGCTACCATAGCACTATACTATTAAAAGTTATTTATACATTTTACAAAAAACAATTTATTCCTTCATTATCCATGAAAAACTACTCCATTCTTGTAGTTGATGATGAGCCAGATAACTTTGACGTTATCGAGACATTTTTAACCTCAGAAGAATATCAATTATATTACTGCTCCAGTGGTTATGACGCCATCCATTGGTTAGAAGACTTTGAGCCAGATTTAATATTGCTAGATGTGATGATGCCAGAATTAGACGGTATCCAAGTATGTCGAGAAATCAAAAGCAGAAGCAAATGGAAAAAAATACCTATCATAATGGTAACAGCCCTTAATTCAAAACAAGACCTAGCAAACTGCTTAGAATCAGGCGCTGATGACTTTATTGGTAAACCCGTAAACAGCATTGAATTAAAAGCCAGAATCAAATCGATGTTGAGAATAAAAACTCAATACGATCGCCTTAATCAGTTTTCCATCTTACAAAGGAATACCATTAATATGTTAGCCAGAAACATGGACGAGCTAACAGGAAATATTGCTACGAGTTTATCCCATGAATTAAATACCCCCCTAAATGGTATTGTAGGGGCGCTCGATATTCTCACCAGTAATTTTTCTGATGATGACGAGTTTAACCTAGACAATGAAGAAATATTAGAATTATTAGACTGCGCCCAAAACTCCACCAATCGATTAGTCGATTTAACCAAAAGATTTTTACTCTATCTACAACTAGCCATATCCAACTCCACCAAAAAAGAATCCATTGCGGGGGAAAGTATTTTTTCCCTTGCCATCATTGATGGCATCACTAAAGAAATAGCCCTAAACCTCAGTCGTGAGCAAGATTTAGTTTTTGAGATACAAGAAGCAACCCTTGCCATTAACGAACAATATTTAGCCTTAATAATTTCCGAGTTAGTAAGTAACGCCCTCAAATTTTCCCCCTCAAATTCACCCATCACTATCTCAAGCCACATAGATAATAATCAACTGCATATTTGCATCCACGATTTAGGGAAAGGAATGACAGCCGAACAAATTTCCAAAGTAGGCATTTTAAGGCAATTTGAACGGGAAAAACACCAACAACAAGGGGTAGGTATTGGGTTAAACCTAGTCAGAATGATAACTCAAGCCGTTGAAGGTTCGATGAACATTGATAGTGTTTATGGAAAAGAAACCAAAGTAGTAATTAGTTTACCGATTATGCAGGAAGAAGAAACCATGGCTGATGAACATTAAGATTTTGTCATATTAGGTAGTGGATATTAGGGATTTTTGTTTTGTTTGGGGAAAATGAAGGCATAAGGTAATCAAAGTTTGATGATTTATTAACCTTGTACCTCACCCGTAAAAATACAAACTGATGTTGACAGGAAAAAGGGCTAATGACACAACCTATTAATATAACCATCCAAAACTTACAAAGTGCAATGATTGATGATCCCTTAACGGTATCACCCCAAAGCACCCTTACAGATGTTATAACCCTAATCCATCATAAATACCATCAGCAACATGATCCTATTTTAAAAGTAAAAACTCCCTGTACCTGTGCAGTGGTCGTTGAATCAGATAAAATTGTTGGTATTCTAACCCTAAAAGATATTCTAGGTTTAACCCTTAGCCATCATAACACCTTAGATAATTTAGTTATTGGGGAAGTGATGAAATCCCCCGTTATTACTCTGAAAATTTCAGAATTTGACGATTTATCTACCCCAAAAAATTTACTCAAGCAACATAACATTAATCACCTTCCTATCATCGATGAAAATAATTATCTAGTGGGCTTAGTTACCCATCAAACCATCGAAAACCTAGCTTATTACCATCTCCAAAAACAACTACAAGAAAAACAACAAACAGAAGAAAACCTCAAAGAAAGTGAAAATCGCTTCCGTCAACTAGCCGAAAATATTGACCTAATCTTTTACCTAACTAACCCAGAATGTACCGAAACATATTATATTAGCCCTTCTTATGAATCAATTTGGGGTAAATCTTGCCAAAGTTTATACGAAAATCCTACCTCCTACCTAGATAATATTCACCCCGAAGATAAACATATCGTCCTCCAAGTTAAAGAAAACCAAATATATGAAGAGCAAACCACCGCCGAATATCGTATAATACGTCCCGATGGTGAAATTCGTTGGATTTTAGATCGCACCTTTCATGTTAAAACATCCGATTGCCAAACCACGAGAATATGTGGCATTGCCGAAGACATCACCGCCGGGAAAGAATATGAAATACAACTAATAGAATCTACCAGGGAACTAGAAACCACCTCCCATCGCCTTCAAGAAGTCCAAAGAATCGCTAAACTAGCCCATTGGGAATATGATCACCGTAATCATCAAGTTTACTGGTCAGAGCAATGTTTTTCCATATTTGAACTTAATCCCGATCAGTTTATTCCTACTTATAACAATTTTTTACAATTTGTTCATCCGGGCGATCGCCCCTTAGTCCATCAACATTACTCAAATCATATTCATAACCATACCCCCTACAGTATCTCCCACCGCATCATAACCCCCAAAGGAGAAATAAAATATATACAAAACCAATGCGAAACAGAATATACCCTTGAGGGGAAACCCATCATCTCCCGAGGCACAACCCAAGACATCACCGCCATCAAACAAACCGAAATCGAACTAGCAAAACTAAATCAACAACTAGAACAAAAAGTCATTCAGCGCACCCACGAACTATGGGAAATCAACCACCTGCAAACAACCATCCTCGATAGCACCGACTACGCCATCATATCCATCGACTGTAACGGTTATATCAAAACCTTTAACCGTGGAGCAGAAAAAATGTTGGGCTACATCTCCACCGAAGTCATCGACAAAACAACCCCCCTCCTATTCCTCGACAAAGAAGAAATCAAAGCCCATAGCCTAAAAATATTTCAACAACTAGGGCAACCAATCCCCCCACAAATCAACGACTTTACCATCAACCAAGTATTAAACCAACTCAGCCAAGAAGTTACCATTCACCACATTAAAAAAAATGGTACTCGTTTCCCCGTCATGATGACCATAAACCCCCTCAAAAACGAGCAAGGAGAAACCATCGGTTTTTTGAGCATCGGTAAAGACATTACCGCCCGTAAACAAACAGAAATCAAGATACAAAAAGAAAATATCCTACGACAACAAATCCTCGAAAAAATGGGCGATGGCTTATGTGTCTTCTACGAAACTGCCCATCATCCCTTAATACGCTTCACCATCTGGAATCCCAAAATGGAAACCATTACAGGCTACAGCCGAGAAGAAATTAATACCCGTGGTTGGTTTGAGTGCGTCCATCCCCATGCCGAAACCAGAGCCATAGCCATAGAGAGACTCAAAAAAGTCAGTGAAGGAAAAAATCTGATGGCCGAAGAATGGGAAATACACACCAAAAATGGCGAAAAGCGCATCATTACCGTTTCTACCTCCATCCTTGCCACAGAGGGTAATATTATTTTTGTTCTTGCAGTCATTCAAGATATTACAGAAAGAAAAAAGAAGGAAATTGAAAACCTCTATTTAAAAGAGCGTTTAGAATTTGCCCTCTCATCTAGCCCCGCCACCATTTATAGTTGTGACGCTACCCAAGAAAATCTTCCCGTCAAATTCATTAGCCCCAACGTGAAAACCCTTGTGAATTATCAAGCTAAAGACTTTATCTCAGGTTCACTATATTGGAATGATTTTATTCACCCCGACGACATCCCAACCGTTAACAAAACCCTCGAACAAGAGCTTTTAACTAACAACTACTGTTCCCTTGAATATCGCTTTTTAACGGGCAATGGAGATTATATTTGGTTACAGGATGAAATGGTTTTATATCGAGATAATCAAGGTAATCCTCGTAATATTGTTGGTTATGTGGCGAATATCAACGATCGCAAACAGGCCCAAATCCAACTAAAACAGAAAACCGAACTACTCTCCACCATCAGTAAAGCAGAATCACAATTTATCACCGCCGAAAATCGTTTAACCATCTTTGAGCAACTACTTTCAGACTTATTAGAATTAACCGACAGCGAATATGGCTTTATTGGGGAGGTACTATTTAAAGAAGACGGTAGCGCCTCCATTGAAGAAAACTTTTTCAAAATTAAAGGAGTACCCTACATCAAAAACCGCAGCATTACCAACATCGCTTGGAATGAAGAAACCCTCAAATATTACGAAGAAAACTTTGAAGAGGGTATGGAATTTCATAATATGCAAACCCTATTCGGGGCAGTAGTTACCACAGGAAAGCCCGTTATTGCCAATAACCCTAGCACTGATTCTCGTCGGGGCGGCACTCCCCAAGGGCATCCCCCCCTAAATGCTTTTTTAGGTTTACCGTTTTTTAGTGGTCATAATTTAGTGGGTATTGTTGGCATTGCTAATGCTCCAAGGGATTATGATGATGCCGTAATTGAATATTTACAACCATTTTTGATGACTTGTAGTATTTTAATTGAAGGTTTTCGCCTCGATCAACAAAAAAAATTAGCCGAACAACAATTATTTGAAAGTAATCAACAGTTAATTCGGGCTAATCGCTTGAAGGATGAGTTTTTGGCGAATATGAGCCATGAATTAAGAACCCCCCTCAATGCTATTTTGGGTATGACGGAGGGGTTATTAGACGAAATATTTGGGCAGATAAACAATAAACAACTAAAAGCCCTTAATACCATCGAACGTAGTGGCACCCATTTACTGGAGTTAATTAATGATATTCTCGATTTAGCCAAAATTGAAGCCGAACATCTGGAGCTACACTGTGAGCCTGTTTCTATTAATAATCTTTGTGATTCTAGCTTAGCTTTTGTGAAACAAATGGCTTTGAAAAAAAGAATACAGTTAACCACTGATTTACCCGCTACTTTTCCCGATTTAATCGTTGATGAAAGAAGAATTAGACAAGTATTAATTAATTTACTTAATAATGCGGTTAAGTTTACCCCCAAGGGAGGTAATATTAGTCTTCGGTTTTCTTGCAATCCTCCACCGATAGTCCCTGATTTTTTTACCCATACTTTTGAGAATCGGGGGGATACTTCCCATAATTTGTCTTCCCAAAGCTATATTTATATTTCGGTGATTGATACGGGTATCGGAATTTCTCCTGATAATATACAAAAACTTTTTCAACCTTTTATGCAGATTGATAGTGCTTTAAATCGTCAATATGCTGGTACAGGTTTAGGTTTATCCCTTGTGCGTAAAATTGTTGAATTGCATGGGGGTTATGTGATTGTTAGTAGTCAATTGGGGGTGGGTAGTTATTTTACTATTGTTTTGCCCTGTGTTTGTTGTGATTCTTCCCTTATTACGGAGGCAGTTGATAATTCATCTATTATTCCTCAGAATGTTACTTCATCTCCTCTGGAGAAACCTTTGATTTTGTTGGCGGAGGATAATGAGGCTAATATTCGCACCATTGCTAATTATTTGAAGGCTAAGGGCTATAATTTAATTTTTGCCGAAAATGGTGAAAAGGCTGTTTCTTTGGCGATTTCGGAACAGCCAGACTTGATTCTGATGGATATTCAAATGCCCCAGATGAATGGTTTAGAGGCGATCGCCCTTATCCGTGAACATGATACCCTGTGTAATACCCCTATTATCGCCCTCACGGCTTTAGCCATGAAAGGAGATGAAGAAAAATGTCTGCGCATGGGCGCCAATGAATATTTGAGTAAACCTCTCAAAATGAAGCAGTTAGTTAGTAAAATTCAACAATTATTGATGGTTTAAGTCCTCCTAGTATTTAAGCTCAATACGGGAGATGGGGAGTATGGGAGATGAGGGGTATGGGAGAGGAGGAGTAGGGGTGATGAGGAGTAGGGGTGATGAGGGGTATGGGTGATGAGGAGTATGGGTGATATAGTTCGATTTATTGAACGATAAACTGTTAGCCTTGTAATTCATTGCAAGGCGAGTCATGATATATTGTCTAAATCTGAGTGGGTGTAATTCATTACATGGTGGGCGTTGGTGAATTAAGGTATGATTTCTTGTTGAGGAAGGGAACAGGGAACGGGGAATAGGGAACAGTTATAATATTTAGAAGTCTTAGTTTTTTGTGTAATTCAATAATGTTTCATACTCAAAATCAGCAATGCCGAATTTAGTATCAGTATTAAAACGCAAAATAAAAAAATATGAATTTAGTCAAAATTATTGAGGAAGATTATCAGCGATTTCCAGAAAATCAAACTTACGGTATTTACGCTGAAGATGTTCATTTTAAAGATCCTGTTTATGATTTTCGGGGCTTAAAAAAATATCAAGAGATGATTGGTTTTTTAAAGAAATGGTTTGCTAAT includes:
- a CDS encoding PAS domain S-box protein — its product is MTQPINITIQNLQSAMIDDPLTVSPQSTLTDVITLIHHKYHQQHDPILKVKTPCTCAVVVESDKIVGILTLKDILGLTLSHHNTLDNLVIGEVMKSPVITLKISEFDDLSTPKNLLKQHNINHLPIIDENNYLVGLVTHQTIENLAYYHLQKQLQEKQQTEENLKESENRFRQLAENIDLIFYLTNPECTETYYISPSYESIWGKSCQSLYENPTSYLDNIHPEDKHIVLQVKENQIYEEQTTAEYRIIRPDGEIRWILDRTFHVKTSDCQTTRICGIAEDITAGKEYEIQLIESTRELETTSHRLQEVQRIAKLAHWEYDHRNHQVYWSEQCFSIFELNPDQFIPTYNNFLQFVHPGDRPLVHQHYSNHIHNHTPYSISHRIITPKGEIKYIQNQCETEYTLEGKPIISRGTTQDITAIKQTEIELAKLNQQLEQKVIQRTHELWEINHLQTTILDSTDYAIISIDCNGYIKTFNRGAEKMLGYISTEVIDKTTPLLFLDKEEIKAHSLKIFQQLGQPIPPQINDFTINQVLNQLSQEVTIHHIKKNGTRFPVMMTINPLKNEQGETIGFLSIGKDITARKQTEIKIQKENILRQQILEKMGDGLCVFYETAHHPLIRFTIWNPKMETITGYSREEINTRGWFECVHPHAETRAIAIERLKKVSEGKNLMAEEWEIHTKNGEKRIITVSTSILATEGNIIFVLAVIQDITERKKKEIENLYLKERLEFALSSSPATIYSCDATQENLPVKFISPNVKTLVNYQAKDFISGSLYWNDFIHPDDIPTVNKTLEQELLTNNYCSLEYRFLTGNGDYIWLQDEMVLYRDNQGNPRNIVGYVANINDRKQAQIQLKQKTELLSTISKAESQFITAENRLTIFEQLLSDLLELTDSEYGFIGEVLFKEDGSASIEENFFKIKGVPYIKNRSITNIAWNEETLKYYEENFEEGMEFHNMQTLFGAVVTTGKPVIANNPSTDSRRGGTPQGHPPLNAFLGLPFFSGHNLVGIVGIANAPRDYDDAVIEYLQPFLMTCSILIEGFRLDQQKKLAEQQLFESNQQLIRANRLKDEFLANMSHELRTPLNAILGMTEGLLDEIFGQINNKQLKALNTIERSGTHLLELINDILDLAKIEAEHLELHCEPVSINNLCDSSLAFVKQMALKKRIQLTTDLPATFPDLIVDERRIRQVLINLLNNAVKFTPKGGNISLRFSCNPPPIVPDFFTHTFENRGDTSHNLSSQSYIYISVIDTGIGISPDNIQKLFQPFMQIDSALNRQYAGTGLGLSLVRKIVELHGGYVIVSSQLGVGSYFTIVLPCVCCDSSLITEAVDNSSIIPQNVTSSPLEKPLILLAEDNEANIRTIANYLKAKGYNLIFAENGEKAVSLAISEQPDLILMDIQMPQMNGLEAIALIREHDTLCNTPIIALTALAMKGDEEKCLRMGANEYLSKPLKMKQLVSKIQQLLMV
- a CDS encoding hybrid sensor histidine kinase/response regulator, which gives rise to MKNYSILVVDDEPDNFDVIETFLTSEEYQLYYCSSGYDAIHWLEDFEPDLILLDVMMPELDGIQVCREIKSRSKWKKIPIIMVTALNSKQDLANCLESGADDFIGKPVNSIELKARIKSMLRIKTQYDRLNQFSILQRNTINMLARNMDELTGNIATSLSHELNTPLNGIVGALDILTSNFSDDDEFNLDNEEILELLDCAQNSTNRLVDLTKRFLLYLQLAISNSTKKESIAGESIFSLAIIDGITKEIALNLSREQDLVFEIQEATLAINEQYLALIISELVSNALKFSPSNSPITISSHIDNNQLHICIHDLGKGMTAEQISKVGILRQFEREKHQQQGVGIGLNLVRMITQAVEGSMNIDSVYGKETKVVISLPIMQEEETMADEH
- a CDS encoding PepSY-associated TM helix domain-containing protein, which codes for MRKFFLRVHQIIGVMVALIIMVMGLTGSYLVWSREITPVVYSYTHQLDVDKPDYTLDKTVNFLTESYPSLRLTKIVLPLQKKSPLRLILNDAQDIRQEIYFDFEQEKVLNIYGRNNTYDPFLHRLHTELLGGNIGKFILGLLGICLLILSLTGIFLWKGWKRFRMGFKVRWLSKPQVINYDLHQFIGIFSFILVANMAITGSILAFEQPINKLFSPSNLETVTVNNQSLMVNNNTNLSSLDSLLREAKHITGENNFTEVKFVEERDIIEFRFKQGYDINPRGRSYISFNGKTGELLNVDKFSEKSFYQRFRVWSDVFHYGILFGIFSMGVYFVFGFVLVGLSLTGFLIWIQKKKFFFTKAK